One stretch of Malus domestica chromosome 14, GDT2T_hap1 DNA includes these proteins:
- the LOC114821158 gene encoding protein DMR6-LIKE OXYGENASE 2-like, which produces MLHIAREFFQLSESERLKMYSDDPSKTTRLSTSFNVRTEKLSNWRDFLRLHCYPLQDHVQEWPNNPPLFREQVGEYCTNVRGLVLRLLEAISESLGLEKNCIVKALGRQGQHMALNYYPPCPQPELTYGLPGHTDANLITVLLQDELPGLQVLRNGKWVAVNPIPNTFIVNIGDMMQVISNNRYKSVLHRAVINCNSERISIPTFYCPSPDAVIGPAKELVNYDHPAMYRNFTYAEYYEKFWNKGLATECCLDLFKPI; this is translated from the exons atGTTGCATATAGCAAGAGAGTTTTTCCAATTATCAGAGAGCGAGAGGTTGAAGATGTACTCAGATGACCCTTCTAAGACAACCAGACTCTCCACCAGTTTCAACGTCAGGACTGAAAAACTATCCAACTGGAGGGACTTCCTTAGGCTCCATTGCTACCCTCTTCAAGACCATGTCCAAGAATGGCCTAACAATCCCCCATTGTTCAG GGAGCAAGTGGGTGAGTACTGCACAAATGTGAGAGGATTGGTGCTGAGATTGCTTGAGGCCATATCAGAGAGTTTGGGCTTGGAAAAGAACTGTATTGTTAAGGCACTGGGGAGGCAAGGGCAGCATATGGCTTTGAATTACTATCCACCTTGTCCTCAGCCAGAGCTAACTTATGGATTGCCTGGACATACTGATGCCAACCTAATCACTGTCCTTCTCCAAGATGAACTGCCTGGATTGCAGGTCCTTAGAAATGGCAAGTGGGTTGCTGTCAACCCTATTCCCAACACTTTCATTGTCAATATTGGTGATATGATGCAG GTAATTAGCAACAATCGGTACAAGAGTGTACTCCATAGAGCTGTGATAAACTGTAACTCGGAGAGAATATCGATCCCAACTTTCTATTGTCCATCACCAGATGCAGTAATTGGGCCTGCCAAGGAGCTCGTCAACTATGACCACCCAGCCATGTACAGGAACTTCACATATGCCGAGTACTATGAGAAATTCTGGAATAAAGGACTTGCAACTGAATGCTGCTTAGACTTGTTTAAACCCATTTGA